The Rhodococcus sp. B50 DNA window GCTCCGCTGTCGTCCTCACCGCGGATCCCACCCGCGAGGGCGACATCGTCGCCCTCGACGAGGGTTCCTACGGCCGGGTGCTCGCGTCGGTCGACGTGGTGTTCCCGGTCCTGCACGGCGCCTACGGCGAGGACGGCACCATCCAGGGGCTCCTCGAACTTGCGGACATCCCGTACGTGGGTCCCGGTGTCCTCGCCAGCGCCGCCGGTATGGACAAGGAGTTCACCAAGAAGCTGCTCGCGGCCGAAGGGCTCCCCGTCGGCTTCCAGATCGTCATGCGCCCCGGCACCGCGACCCTCTCCGGGGAGCAGAAGGCCCGCCTGGGACTGCCCGTCTTCGTCAAGCCCGCACGGGGCGGGTCGTCGATCGGTATCAGCCGCGTGGCCGACTGGGCGGCCTTCGACGCCGCCGTCGAGAAGGCCCGAGAGCACGATCCGAAGGTCATCGTCGAGTCCGCGATCATCGGCCGCGAGGTCGAGTGCGGTGTCCTCGAATTTCCGGACGGCGACGTGCGGGCGAGTGTGGTCGCGGAGATCCGCATGCCCGACACCTCCGGCGACCACGAGGCGTTCTACGACTTCGACACGAAGTACCTGGACGACGTCTGCGAATTCGACGTGCCGGCGAAGCTCGACGAGGAGACCTCCGACCGGATCCGCGAGCTCGCGGTCCGGGCGTTCCGGGCCCTCGACTGCCACGGCCTGTCCCGCGTCGACTTCTTCGTCACCGAGGACGGACCCGTGATCAACGAGATCAACACGATGCCCGGCTTCACGTCGATCTCGATGTACCCGCGGATGTGGGAGGCCACCGGCGTCGAGTACTCCGAGCTGCTGTCGATCCTGGTGGAGACGGCGCTCGTGCGGGGGACCGGCCTGCGTTAGCGGCACACGGCCTGTCGGCCACTACGAAGACCCGACTAGGCTGGAGCCATGACTGCCGTGACCCCCGACTCAGCTGCGACCGACGCCGGCACGGACATCCGCGAGGCCGTCCACGAGGCCGCGCGTCGCGCCCGCGTGGCCTCGCGCCGTCTCGCGCTGCTCACCACCACCGAGAAGGACGCGGCACTGCACGCCGCGGCCGACGCTCTGCTGGCTGCCGCCGACACCGTCCTCGCCGCGAACGCGGAGGACATCGAGGCCGCTCGCGCCGGTGGCACCGAGGAGGCCATCCTCGACCGGCTGCGCCTGACCTCTGCCCGGATCGACGGGATCGCCGCCGGCCTGCGCCAGGTGGCCGGACTGCCCGACCCCATCGGTGGAGTGGTCCGCGGCTCGACCCTGCCCAACGGTCTCGAGCTGCGTCAGGTTCGTGTCCCGCTGGGCGTGGTGGGAATGGTGTACGAGGCGCGTCCCAACGTCACCGTCGACGCCTTCGGTCTGGCACTGAAGTCCGGCAACGCCGCCCTGCTGCGCGGTTCGTCGTCCGCGGCCCGGTCGAACGCTGCGCTCGTCGACGTGCTGCGCGCCTCGCTCGTGGAGCAGGGTATCCCCGCCGACGCCGTGCAGTTGCTGCCGAGCGCCGACCGCTCGTCGGTCACCCATCTCATCCAGGCCCGGGGCCTGGTCGACGTGGTGATCCCCCGTGGTGGTGCCGGCCTGATCGCGGCCGTGGTCCGCGATGCCACCGTCCCCACGATCGAGACCGGCACGGGCAACTGCCACGTCTACGTCCACTCCGCGGCCGACCTCGCGATGGCCGAGAAGATCG harbors:
- a CDS encoding D-alanine--D-alanine ligase family protein — protein: MSTPRTRVAVVFGGRSNEHSVSCISAGSILRHLDPEKYEVVPIGITPQGAWVLGDAEPARLAAAGRELPVVAGDGSAVVLTADPTREGDIVALDEGSYGRVLASVDVVFPVLHGAYGEDGTIQGLLELADIPYVGPGVLASAAGMDKEFTKKLLAAEGLPVGFQIVMRPGTATLSGEQKARLGLPVFVKPARGGSSIGISRVADWAAFDAAVEKAREHDPKVIVESAIIGREVECGVLEFPDGDVRASVVAEIRMPDTSGDHEAFYDFDTKYLDDVCEFDVPAKLDEETSDRIRELAVRAFRALDCHGLSRVDFFVTEDGPVINEINTMPGFTSISMYPRMWEATGVEYSELLSILVETALVRGTGLR
- a CDS encoding glutamate-5-semialdehyde dehydrogenase produces the protein MTAVTPDSAATDAGTDIREAVHEAARRARVASRRLALLTTTEKDAALHAAADALLAAADTVLAANAEDIEAARAGGTEEAILDRLRLTSARIDGIAAGLRQVAGLPDPIGGVVRGSTLPNGLELRQVRVPLGVVGMVYEARPNVTVDAFGLALKSGNAALLRGSSSAARSNAALVDVLRASLVEQGIPADAVQLLPSADRSSVTHLIQARGLVDVVIPRGGAGLIAAVVRDATVPTIETGTGNCHVYVHSAADLAMAEKIVINAKTRRPSVCNTAETILVDKSIAETAVPKLLQALQEHSVTVHGDLPGLVPATEQDWSDEYLSLDVALAVVDDLDAAVDHIDRYGTGHTEAIVTADLAAAREFTTRVDAAAVMVNASTAFTDGEQFGFGAEIGISTQKLHARGPMGLPELTSTKWVVWGDGHTRPA